The following proteins are co-located in the Citrobacter freundii ATCC 8090 = MTCC 1658 = NBRC 12681 genome:
- a CDS encoding TerC family protein, which produces MLFAWITDPNAWLALGTLTLLEIVLGIDNIIFLSLVVAKLPTAQRNHARRIGLAAAMIMRLALLASIAWVTRLTNPLFELFGEAISARDLILLLGGLFLIWKASKEIHESIEGEEEGLKTRVSSFLGAIVQIMLLDIIFSLDSVITAVGLSDHLFIMMAAVVIAVGVMMFAARPIGEFVDRHPSVKMLALSFLILVGFTLILESFDVHVPKGYIYFAMFFSIAVETLNLWRNKKNPL; this is translated from the coding sequence ATGTTATTTGCATGGATAACCGATCCTAACGCCTGGCTTGCGCTCGGTACGCTGACGCTGCTGGAGATCGTTCTTGGGATCGACAATATTATTTTCCTTTCTCTGGTTGTAGCCAAACTCCCGACAGCGCAACGCAATCATGCCCGACGTATTGGGCTGGCGGCGGCGATGATCATGCGTCTGGCTCTGCTGGCTTCTATCGCCTGGGTAACGCGACTGACAAACCCGCTATTCGAGTTGTTTGGCGAGGCAATATCAGCACGCGACCTGATCCTTCTGCTGGGGGGATTGTTCCTGATCTGGAAAGCCAGCAAGGAGATCCACGAATCCATTGAAGGTGAGGAAGAGGGGTTAAAAACCCGCGTATCTTCTTTCCTGGGCGCGATTGTGCAGATCATGTTGTTAGACATTATCTTCAGCCTGGATTCCGTGATTACTGCGGTTGGTTTGTCCGATCATCTGTTTATCATGATGGCGGCAGTAGTGATTGCCGTAGGCGTGATGATGTTTGCTGCTCGCCCAATTGGTGAGTTTGTCGATCGTCACCCTTCAGTAAAAATGCTGGCGCTCTCGTTTCTGATTCTGGTCGGTTTTACGCTGATTCTGGAAAGTTTCGACGTCCACGTTCCGAAAGGATATATCTATTTCGCCATGTTCTTCTCTATCGCGGTAGAGACCCTGAACCTGTGGCGTAATAAAAAAAATCCGCTCTGA
- the mutH gene encoding DNA mismatch repair endonuclease MutH: protein MPELRPLLSPPESEAQLLSQARQLSGYALGELAAMAGIVTPKDLKRDKGWIGVLLEIWLGASAGSKPEQDFAALGVELKTIPVDSLGRPLETTFVCVAPLTGNTGVTWETSHVRHKLKRVLWIPVEGERSIPLAERRVGSPLLWSPNEEEDQQLRLDWEELMDMIVLGHVERITARHGEVLQLRPKAANARALTEAIGANGEPILTLPRGFYLKKNFTRALLERHFLFQAQ from the coding sequence ATGCCAGAACTCCGTCCGTTGCTTTCTCCCCCTGAATCTGAAGCCCAGTTGCTGAGCCAGGCACGACAGCTTTCGGGCTACGCGTTAGGAGAATTAGCGGCAATGGCGGGAATCGTTACGCCGAAGGATCTTAAGCGCGATAAAGGCTGGATTGGCGTGCTACTGGAAATCTGGCTCGGTGCCAGCGCGGGCAGTAAACCAGAGCAGGATTTTGCGGCGCTGGGCGTGGAGCTGAAAACGATCCCTGTGGACAGTCTTGGCAGACCGCTGGAAACCACCTTTGTGTGCGTGGCACCGTTAACCGGCAATACCGGCGTCACCTGGGAAACCAGCCATGTACGGCACAAACTCAAACGCGTTCTGTGGATCCCGGTAGAAGGCGAACGCAGCATCCCGCTGGCTGAGCGCCGCGTCGGCTCTCCCCTGCTGTGGAGCCCGAATGAAGAAGAGGACCAGCAATTGCGTCTGGACTGGGAAGAATTAATGGACATGATTGTGTTAGGTCATGTCGAACGCATCACCGCTCGCCATGGGGAAGTACTGCAACTGCGTCCTAAAGCCGCCAACGCCCGCGCGCTTACCGAGGCCATTGGCGCCAACGGCGAGCCCATCCTGACCCTGCCACGCGGCTTTTACCTGAAAAAGAACTTCACCCGCGCATTGCTTGAGCGACATTTCTTGTTCCAGGCGCAATAG
- a CDS encoding NADP(H)-dependent aldo-keto reductase yields MQYHRIPHSSLEVSTLGLGTMTFGEQNSEADAHAQLDYAVAQGINLIDVAEMYPVPPRPETQGLTETYVGNWLAKHGSREKLIVASKVSGPSRNNDSGIRPNQALDRKNIREALHDSLKRLQTDYLDLYQVHWPQRPTNCFGKLGYSWTDSAPVVSLLDTLDALAEFQRAGKIRYIGVSNETAFGVMRYLHLADKHDLPRIATIQNPYSLLNRSFEVGLAEVSQYEGVELLAYSCLGFGTLTGKYLNGAKPAGARNTLFSRFTRYSGEQTQKAVAAYVDIAKRHNLDPAQMALAFVRRQPFVASTLLGATTMEQLKTNVESLHLELSEEVLAEIEAVHQVYTYPAP; encoded by the coding sequence ATGCAATATCACCGTATACCCCACAGCTCGCTGGAAGTCAGTACACTGGGGCTGGGCACAATGACGTTTGGTGAACAAAACAGCGAAGCCGACGCACATGCACAGCTCGATTATGCCGTAGCACAGGGCATTAATTTGATCGACGTTGCCGAGATGTATCCGGTACCGCCGCGTCCTGAAACCCAGGGTCTCACCGAAACCTACGTAGGTAACTGGCTCGCCAAACACGGCAGCCGTGAAAAGCTGATCGTCGCTTCTAAGGTCAGTGGACCATCACGCAACAACGACAGCGGCATCCGCCCGAATCAGGCGCTGGATCGTAAAAATATCCGTGAAGCGCTGCACGACAGCCTGAAAAGACTGCAAACCGATTACCTGGATCTGTATCAGGTTCACTGGCCGCAGCGCCCGACCAACTGCTTTGGTAAGTTAGGCTACAGCTGGACAGACTCCGCGCCGGTCGTTTCCCTGCTGGATACGCTGGACGCATTGGCAGAGTTTCAGCGCGCCGGGAAAATTCGCTACATCGGCGTTTCTAATGAAACAGCTTTTGGCGTGATGCGCTATCTGCACCTGGCGGACAAACACGATCTGCCACGCATCGCCACCATCCAGAACCCCTACAGCCTGCTGAACCGCAGCTTTGAGGTTGGACTGGCAGAAGTGAGCCAGTATGAAGGCGTTGAACTGCTGGCCTACTCTTGCCTGGGCTTCGGTACATTAACCGGGAAATACCTGAACGGCGCGAAACCTGCCGGTGCACGCAATACGCTGTTTAGCCGTTTCACGCGCTACAGCGGCGAGCAGACGCAGAAAGCCGTTGCGGCCTATGTGGATATCGCGAAACGCCATAATCTGGATCCTGCGCAAATGGCGCTGGCATTCGTGCGTCGTCAGCCGTTTGTCGCCAGCACTTTGCTGGGCGCCACGACCATGGAGCAGCTAAAAACCAACGTTGAAAGTCTGCATCTGGAGTTGAGCGAGGAAGTGCTGGCAGAGATTGAAGCGGTGCATCAGGTGTATACCTATCCTGCACCTTAA
- the rppH gene encoding RNA pyrophosphohydrolase has translation MIDDDGYRPNVGIVICNRQGQVMWARRFGQHSWQFPQGGINAGETAEQAMYRELFEEVGLSRKDVRILASTRNWLRYKLPKRLVRWDTKPVCIGQKQKWFLLQLVSSDAEINMQTSSTPEFDGWRWVSYWYPVRQVVSFKRDVYRRVMKEFASVVMALQESTPKPQSTPAYRRKRG, from the coding sequence GTGATTGATGACGATGGCTACCGCCCGAATGTAGGGATAGTAATTTGTAACCGCCAGGGGCAGGTCATGTGGGCCCGGCGATTTGGTCAGCACTCCTGGCAATTTCCACAAGGTGGGATCAACGCAGGAGAGACAGCAGAGCAGGCGATGTACCGGGAACTCTTTGAAGAAGTGGGTCTCAGTCGTAAAGATGTACGGATCCTTGCTTCTACTCGTAACTGGTTGCGTTACAAGTTACCGAAACGTTTGGTGCGTTGGGACACGAAGCCGGTTTGTATCGGCCAGAAACAAAAGTGGTTTCTTCTGCAATTGGTCAGCAGCGATGCTGAAATCAATATGCAAACCAGCAGTACACCTGAGTTCGACGGCTGGCGCTGGGTGAGTTACTGGTATCCGGTTCGACAGGTGGTGTCATTTAAACGCGATGTCTATCGCAGGGTGATGAAAGAATTCGCAAGTGTTGTCATGGCGCTTCAGGAGAGCACTCCTAAGCCGCAAAGTACACCTGCGTACAGACGTAAAAGAGGTTAA
- the ptsP gene encoding phosphoenolpyruvate--protein phosphotransferase, which translates to MLTRLREIVEKVASAPRLNEALNILVTDICLAMDTEVCSVYLADHDRRCYYLMATRGLKKPRGRTVALAFDEGIVGLVGRLAEPINLADAQKHPSFKYIPSVKEERFRAFLGVPIIQRRQLLGVLVVQQRELRQYDESEESFLVTLATQMAAILSQSQLNALFGQYRQTRIRALPAAPGVAIAEGWQDATLPLMEQVYQASTLDPVLERERLTGALEEAANEFRRYSKRFTAGAQKETAAIFDLYSHLLSDTRLRRELFAEVDNGSVAEWAVKTIIEKFAEQFAALSDNYLKERAGDLRALGQRLLFHLDDSIQGPNAWPERFVLVADELSATTLAELPQDRLVGVVVRDGAANSHAAIMVRALGIPTVMGADIQPSVLHRRTLVVDGYRGELLVDPEPVLIQEYQRLISEEIELSRLAEDDVNQPAQLKSGERVKVMLNAGLSPEHEEKLGSRIDGIGLYRTEIPFMLQSGFPSEEEQVAQYQGMLQMFNDKPVTLRTLDVGADKQLPYMPISEENPCLGWRGIRITLDQPEIFLIQVRAMLRANAATGNLSILLPMVTSIDEVDEARRLIERAGREVEEMIGYEIPKPRIGIMLEVPSMVFMLPHLTNRIDFISVGTNDLTQYILAVDRNNTRVASIYDSLHPGMLRALAMIAQEAERSGIDLRLCGEMAGDPMCVAILIGLGFRHLSMNGRSVARVKYLLRHIDFDEAQTLAQRSLEAQMAAEVRHQVAAFMERRGMGGLIRGGL; encoded by the coding sequence ATGCTCACCCGCCTGCGCGAAATAGTCGAAAAGGTGGCCAGTGCTCCGCGTCTGAATGAAGCGCTCAATATACTGGTTACCGACATCTGTCTTGCGATGGATACAGAGGTCTGTTCGGTTTATCTGGCCGATCACGATCGACGTTGTTATTACCTCATGGCGACCCGGGGACTGAAAAAACCACGTGGTCGCACTGTCGCACTCGCGTTTGATGAAGGTATCGTTGGCCTGGTTGGCAGGCTGGCGGAACCTATCAACCTCGCCGATGCGCAAAAGCATCCCAGCTTTAAATACATACCTTCGGTAAAAGAAGAGCGTTTTCGTGCATTCTTAGGCGTACCGATCATTCAGCGTCGCCAGCTTTTAGGTGTGCTGGTGGTGCAGCAGCGTGAACTGCGTCAGTACGATGAAAGTGAAGAGTCTTTCCTCGTCACGCTCGCCACGCAAATGGCGGCCATACTTTCGCAGTCGCAACTAAACGCGCTGTTCGGTCAATACCGGCAAACGCGCATCCGTGCATTGCCTGCCGCCCCCGGCGTGGCAATAGCTGAAGGCTGGCAGGATGCGACGCTGCCGCTGATGGAGCAGGTCTATCAGGCTTCAACGCTGGATCCGGTGCTTGAGCGCGAGCGACTGACCGGTGCGTTGGAAGAGGCGGCGAACGAATTCCGCCGCTACAGCAAGCGTTTTACCGCTGGGGCGCAGAAAGAAACGGCGGCGATCTTTGATCTTTACTCGCACTTGCTTTCCGATACCCGTCTGCGCCGCGAACTGTTTGCGGAAGTGGATAACGGTTCAGTGGCCGAGTGGGCGGTTAAAACGATCATTGAAAAGTTTGCCGAACAATTTGCCGCGCTGAGCGATAACTACCTCAAAGAGCGGGCCGGAGATTTACGCGCGCTCGGCCAGCGTCTGCTGTTCCACCTTGACGACTCTATCCAGGGGCCGAATGCCTGGCCGGAACGCTTCGTACTGGTGGCGGATGAACTTTCGGCGACCACGCTGGCGGAGCTTCCTCAGGACCGGTTAGTCGGCGTGGTTGTCCGGGACGGCGCAGCCAACTCTCATGCGGCAATTATGGTTCGTGCGCTGGGTATCCCTACCGTTATGGGGGCCGATATCCAGCCGTCGGTGCTGCATCGCCGCACGCTGGTGGTGGACGGTTATCGCGGTGAACTGCTGGTCGATCCGGAACCGGTATTGATTCAGGAATACCAGCGTCTTATCAGTGAAGAAATTGAGCTGAGCCGCCTGGCGGAAGACGACGTCAACCAGCCAGCACAGTTGAAAAGCGGCGAGCGCGTGAAGGTGATGCTCAATGCGGGTCTCAGCCCGGAACATGAAGAAAAGCTGGGTAGCAGGATCGACGGTATTGGCCTGTATCGCACCGAAATCCCGTTCATGCTGCAAAGCGGTTTTCCTTCGGAAGAAGAACAGGTTGCGCAGTATCAGGGCATGCTGCAAATGTTTAACGACAAGCCGGTGACCCTACGTACGCTGGATGTCGGTGCCGATAAACAGCTGCCCTACATGCCGATCAGTGAAGAGAACCCGTGCCTTGGCTGGCGAGGGATCCGCATAACGCTCGATCAGCCAGAGATCTTTTTGATCCAGGTTCGCGCCATGCTGCGTGCCAACGCGGCAACCGGTAACCTCAGCATTTTGCTGCCGATGGTAACCAGCATTGATGAAGTGGACGAAGCGCGACGTTTGATTGAACGCGCCGGACGCGAAGTGGAGGAGATGATCGGTTACGAGATCCCGAAACCGCGTATTGGCATCATGCTGGAAGTTCCGTCGATGGTGTTCATGTTGCCGCATCTGACAAACCGGATTGACTTTATCTCGGTCGGAACCAACGATCTTACCCAGTACATACTGGCCGTCGATCGTAACAACACACGGGTAGCCAGCATTTATGACAGTCTGCATCCGGGGATGTTACGTGCGCTGGCGATGATTGCGCAGGAAGCCGAAAGAAGCGGTATCGATTTACGCCTGTGCGGTGAAATGGCGGGCGACCCGATGTGCGTGGCTATTCTGATCGGCCTGGGTTTCCGTCATTTGTCGATGAACGGTCGTTCTGTCGCTCGCGTAAAATATCTGCTGCGTCATATCGATTTTGATGAGGCGCAAACGCTGGCGCAGCGCAGCCTGGAAGCGCAGATGGCGGCTGAGGTACGCCATCAGGTAGCGGCCTTTATGGAGCGCCGCGGCATGGGGGGGTTGATTCGCGGGGGATTGTAG
- the ygdR gene encoding lipoprotein YgdR, with product MKKWAVLISAVGLAFAVSGCSSDYVMATKDGRMILTDGKPEIDDDTGLVSYHDQQGNAMQINRDDVSQIIER from the coding sequence ATGAAAAAATGGGCAGTTTTGATTTCCGCCGTAGGACTGGCTTTTGCCGTTTCCGGATGCAGCAGCGATTATGTAATGGCGACAAAAGATGGTCGAATGATCCTGACCGATGGAAAACCAGAAATTGACGATGATACCGGTCTGGTGAGCTATCACGACCAGCAGGGCAATGCGATGCAGATTAACCGCGATGATGTGTCCCAAATCATTGAACGCTGA